The Solanum lycopersicum chromosome 8, SLM_r2.1 DNA segment CTCCACGAGTGGAATCACAACTCGTGGTGGCCCTACGGGTCGTAAAGATCCTCGTGGTCTTGGTGGGCAATGTCTTGGTCAAAAATGGGGAGCCTTGGCTCTTGCCCATTCTCCCTTGATGTTAATTCTCACGTTTTAGTTCTAGTTCAACCTACTAGTTTCCGAGGTGTTATAAAAGCAGGACAATACCCCTGATCTATCTTGGGCTGGAACTTCATAGTAGTCATTAAACCCAAATTTATTCTTAAGCTTCAAGTGATTTTCTACCGTAGTTTCCAACAAGGACACCAATTCCCTAAAGCTTCTCTTGATGCAAGGGCACCATGCAAGGGCtattatttgtaaaaattcAGTCTGCTAGTGATATTTTTCACTCTTTACCTAGATTTGCACGACTTTGAAATATGTCACTAGTTGGTAAGGTATGCTTACTTATGTACGCAACATCTCTCATATACTTTATTGATGTGAGACTTTAATCTTAAACTGAGCGTCACATACACCCCCTCTATGGACTTAGCATTCTCGTTGAGGTTTTCCCAACCATATGAGATTTGCATATACTTAGCACTGAGGTTTGCCCTACCTTATCGAGATTTGCTTAAATTCAGTTGAACTTGGTTCACATCGACAAGGCTAAAATATGAGTGATTCTAATATAATACCATTTATAATGGCCCAGCCCGCTAGTGCTATTGTCGTTTTGAGTCTAGGTTCACACAACTTTAAAATGTGTCATTAGTTGATAAAGTTTGTTTATttatagagaaaagacatacaATAACCATTGAAGTTGTcccgaatttttaaaaaaacacttcaCTTTGTAactgtcctattaccccactaaACAATTATGAACCGGTATTATTATACCATTTTTTCGATCATCCCCTAATTTTAAGAAGCAAGTGTGTTTACACACCAATCAATACAAGACacgtgttaatttaattaaaaacgtatttttttttcattttaagtttttctttattttttttgtttcttctctctcttactttttggaatttaattttgatttattttaaatttcatttcatcttttacctttctccattttttttctcttcaccTCCCACGCTCATGTCAAATTGAATCTCActcccattttttttctttttcttcttcttctccggTCAAAttctattcataatattatttatactttactaaattattgataacaaaattaattatttttctaaataatttaaaattttgaagtatcatcaactactcattttcatataaattcaaaattagaatcataattttaaaagaataaattaatttctgaaaattgaaagaacttaattGAAATCGGATAAAACAAAAACTATATGATACTCCCTAATCATCTCATTAATTTAgctcattttcatataatttcaaaactagagatgatttaattaaaatttggattaaaaaactaaataataccTACTAATGTTTAgatatagttttaaattaaagagaTAGTTAAATTAATAGTAGTAAAAAGGGGAGATGAAATTGTGATAAAAAGTGACATTTAAAATGAGCAACTTCAattaagatgaaaataattttttgaagaagaaggaagaaagaaaaagaaaaaagataataagaagaaaaagttaaaataataaaaaaaaccaaaaagtattttatagcaaaatacttacaaaaaataaaattatattcgttttttttttgtttgttcacGTTCTCTAAGAGAGTGCATACACTCTCCATATCAGGTGgacaaaaaatgatgtaataatatcagTTTAGAATTGTTTAGGAGGATAATAAGACGCTTAGGTGTCCTTTTGTATATTCGGGATAATTTCAAATGttactttatgttttttctctttatttataaTACCCAACATCTGTCATATGTATTTATCTTAGGTAAAACTTGTAATTTTTAAGTTTGGGATTGTTTGTACCCTAGTATTATTCACGAGAGTAAGGTTTGTTGGTGGGGTCATAGACTCGTGGTTTTCTATGGTGGGGAATTTACTCGAATTGATAGTTGGAGTCATCTCTATTGCATATTTTAAAATCGTGCCTTATATGCAATTCAAAATATGTTATAATGATTATTGtgcaaaacatattttttaaatttttaaaaatttcaaaatatctttaaaaaattatgacaacTTTATATCAACATGTTTATAATATAGTTCTTTTTAGACAAAAGTGAGAATTATCCAGAGCCAAAACCTACATTAAAATCCTACCACCTCTATTATTTTGTCTGAAAGCTCTTAGAATTAGCTATatgggaaagaaaaaaaagttctcTTTATCCTCTTCGTAGTTTTTGTGGTTTGGCTTCCAACTTTcacaaataagaaattttaatttattatttttggttttaattattatttagttttaaaataagtattttttaatttacttaaatactaaaaattaatatttataatttaaaaacactcaaaataaaattaattctaTAAAGAGCTCTTTCTTGTTATGGTAGTAGGAGATGGGCcatactttttataattattaattaaggtGCATACCAACTCATTCAACTTTCTACCATCATTGTTATAGATAAtagggaaatttttcaaaatgtcaatattttaatatttaagagggctcattagcaacactttcaatatttagtaaaaatgtcaaattttagtttgttatgtgtcttattgatgtttttattatttatttttatttaaaaaatataattatttaataacaaaagggagagaatatttaaaaaaaggtaaaatttaaactttgttctttttttttctccggaaattttacctttttaaaattatattcattccacaatatatcctatttatatttattatagttttttattagtttgtattcattccaatagtaTGCCGAAtgtatctatatagtcattaaagaaatatatttgtattcatatatttttttcctatatagtttttttttttcaaaaatcttgtatgtatttatttcaatatgtattttatttgtatttctatttattctagtttttatttagaattttgtataataatatataaaatacaaaaagttagtatgatgaaaaagtgaataaaatataaaattgaaaagaaataattgaatatttagtgtactcattcttaaataaagtACATAACTAATTGACATacttttagaataaatacaacttagaaaaaaatgtcaaattcagtaacaatgcaacataatttttgaatgaatacaactATTAATTGTAAAGATACATATGGACTAAAACAGtatcaaaattatatacttccaaatttatgaatacaacaaacaataatattatgaaatacaaaaataaatatactaacTGTGGTACGTTGACAAAACTatcacacaaaaaaaagaatacCAAATGAATTAAGTATATGAAATACAATTTCAAATCTGtggatacaaaatacaataaaacaatgaaatacaaaattacTTACTAAATAAAACtgcaacaaaattaaattacataataaCGAGTAGTCACGAAAGAAGAACTTGATCTTCCAGAGTTTGTTCCACTATGGTattgaaattataataattagtaaAGAATAATCAAaaacacaataattaattagtaaatATGTTGATTTACCATGTACTAGTTTGTAAGAGTCCCATTTTTGGCAAAGAAACGAGCCACAGAAAAAGCAAGATCTTCTGCTGATCTTTGTGATGGAGGATCTCCAAATGTTCTATACCtgtatttcatttttgttaACAACTACGTTCCTTAATATATACTAgtaattatcattaaattaaaaaattataatagtagTAGTTATCAACATATACCAAATAAAtaaggaatttcaaaaatataactctcaaatcaatgttaatcttcaaatcaaaatcttgcaatgaaattaaatgagaataatAGAAAATCTTAATATATTGAATCGAAAATCTGTGgaattgatttggaagaatgttagagagagaaattgaaaagacgcataagaaatgaaagaaaaatctGAGGATTTGAATAGAAAGAAAGTAAGAGAGAAATTGATAATcttaagaaaagagagagaaaaactaaaatgacatcaatatctatccaattacataaatataggaAAATGTGTAATATATGAGAGAGAATAAAGGGTGTAAATAATAAGAGAGAAAATATCACTAATAtcaaaatacttatttatttttaaaataatgacatttttgacatatttactaatattattaaagtatggaTAATATCACTAAATAAGTTGGTTTTTTTGACTAGTTAGCTAAATTTCcctagaaaaaatagaaaatgcaCAAAGTTATAGATTCAAGTGAATATATTTGACCAATCGGTATTTTAGAGTCGCCTGCAAATTTATTCAGAGTTATTGAAGAATTTTTTAGTGTAAATCTTAAATTAGTTAGACTCCAAAAAAGTGAATTCACGTGAAGAATGAACAAACTAGTATATTTCGCATCAAAAAAGTCCCATAATACTTCCTCACattgatattttttagaataaaagaTCACTTACTACTCCGCCACGAAATCGTCATACTCAATAAGGTATGTGGGTCCACAATAGATAGCTTGccacaacaataacaaattgGAATCTTGTAATCAGGACACGTAACCTTCTATACAGTTCTGATCGAACGGCTCATATTCTGCCACTTGACCCCCtacttttttccatttttattcacttttttttttccttctcaaaTCTAGGACAAATAATCcattgtttctctctctttggtTTCCACTTTATTAGTTTTTTCTCCAAAAAGCCCCTTCCCCAAATCTCAGATCTATACAAACACAAAGGTTATTTCAGTAATTATCCTCTTTACCCAtagtgtttttatttatttatttatttttagcagTTAGACAAAAAggaagaaacaattttttttttttgtttttacaaatttttgttattttcaggTCACATAAATCAATCGTGATGAGAGAAAAGAGTAACGGGTTGAGATCAATGGCTTCCCCTGAAAAAGTGGGTGGTGGTGCGCACGATAAGCACAACCACCACAAGACTGTCAGAAATGATTATGCTAACAACAACAACCACCACGGTGGCGCTGGATCGTCGGAAAGTGCGCAGGATAGCAAGGAAGACGGAAATGAAGCGATTCCGATGGTATGGCCATCTAAGTTTGTGATAGGTTTAACAAACAAGGAGAAAGAAGAGGATTTCATGGCTATCAAAGGCTCAAAGTTGCCTCAAAGACCCAAAAAAAGAGCCAAAACTGTTCAACGCACCCTCAATGTAAGCTTCTACTTTTCTTTTTCccaattattttgttattttaaataaacttgaattaaGTACTACTCCTTTAATTATCACtttatgttatattaattaataaaaagaatactATTTGGTGGGACAATGATATTTATGGATGCTAAACTTTGGCTTTTTTTGTGGTGGGCACAAAGGActaggagaaaaaaaaagaaaaatgtcacACTCGGCCTTTTTTTTTCGAAGTATAccattgtatttttatttatctaattattgatagctttaaaaataatattttaatttaaatatatttttgatcgACTGAAATGTTTTATGTTATATAAATTTAGTTAGTTAAGTAGATGAGATGTTTCATTTATGTTAGgctgtataaatttttttagaagatAAAAAAGGCTAAGCAATTAAGATATAGACGTAGACATAATggtttcatttttatttcttaaaatatgtataattacCTAATTGAGTCAAATTGCTAGTATTACTATTGTTGTATGTAATAAGGtggttaattttgaaatttgtgtaGCTAATAAGTCCTGGAGATTGGCTATGTGATTTATCGTTGGAGCGATATGAAGTTAGGGAGAAAAAAGTATCCAAGAAGGTACAATTCTCTCTCGAGATTACTTTTTAATACCTCGTCTGTCTCATTTTACGTgacattttttggattttgaaacTCAATCAAACAAGTCTAGTCTTGATCGTATCAATTTGAGcgatataaatttattttacgtTGTTTTTTCAGAGACCAAGAGGACTCAAAGCTATGGGAAACATGGAATCTGACTCTGAGTAAACTATTACTGGTTTCATTGAGTGAAAAAAACAACTACTTTATGACTGAAAATATGAGCTGTTTCAAATGTACTTTTTTCGCCTTTCGATACtctataattaattttgagataACTTTATCCGTGAACGAAACGATCTCAAGGGCTAGGTTGATTGTACTTCTTCGTTGGCGTAAATTAAAAGATTGTAAACGTTATATTTCAtgtctttatatttttagttatttcctaaataattttgcttttgtattttttaaaaaaaaaataaaaacatgagAAATAGAATAGTAGGGATGGGAATAGGCTAATGGGGGGCAGAGCAGGCCAGGACAGTTTCTAAGTAGGTGTAGAATAGGCTAATGGGGGGTGGGGCAGGATCAGGGGCGGAACCAACCTtatgtttaggggtttatttGAATCCACTTGGGCGAgatattttactatttatatatgacaaaattaaatcgaaaaaaaattgattaatcaaTTGATTTCATATTGAAAAAAAACTGACTATAGTTAGTTGGTTCggttttaactaaaataaaattaatctgAGATCAAATTAATCcgatattatatatgtaattttaacattttataagaaatattttaaaaaaaattcgaggttgaaaaaatttgaattttattagtttggtttgattaataagttcaaattttttatatgaatagtttggtttgatatttgaataAATCAAACCAACCTGATGACGTATACCTCTagttaaaattgatttttatgtatatcAATACATGTCGAATTTCTTTTGATTAGTtgtgtgtttaattttttagatatttaattcttttattaaaaattttagtttcgTCACTGAACATGATAGTCTCTGAATAAGTACTGACAAGGTGAGATTGGGTGGCGGTTGTGATTCCTCGCTTCTTGTTTGataaaaatctcaaatattttcctatgtcattttatatttcacttgccaaataattaggaaaagatTTATTTGCATCTAGCTATGGTTGAAAGATTGAAAATTTGACAAATTTGTGTTGTGATGAAAAGGTTTTAAACTTATTGAAACTTTTGgagaaaagttatttttttaaaaaaaataaaaaattaaaccaagTTGTGACTTGTGAGCAAAAATTTGTTTGATAAGGCCTAGCTAGTGATTTAGCAAGGATTTATAAATCATGTTTTAGAGTCTTAGTTCCTCAAggttaaaatttcaatatttaaccGCGTGGATCAATTTGAATTCTTATAGTACGggtatcaaaatataatattatgcaaattttaaaaaatatatgtataaaatatctaattttattGAAAGACCACAAGttttgatttccttttttttcgCCTCTAAAATTCGCCCCAGCTTATCACTAATTTGCTGCTTATATGAATCATCTTTTTATATTCTCCtacatttaaaattacaaaatgtaAGTTAAATCTTTTAACAACTCGTACTTTGTTTGTGGAAGTTTTGTGAAAATGTTTGTTGCTTGTTCATTTGTATTACAAAACTTCAAAGTAATTTCTCCAAtaaaaacaagattttgaaTATAGTGATAGTAACTTctcaaataaaaacaaatatattgttGCAAAAATATCTACTATACTGAttgatttatgattaaaaatctACAAGTAATTTTCCTAATCAAACTgcttaataaacttaaaatcTGCATCAAGTCTGCCTAATAAGATGATAAGCTATAAAAATTGTTGCATTTTAAAGGTGAATCTTGTTTAAATTATGCATAAATATGAAGATGATGCCTATAGA contains these protein-coding regions:
- the LOC101266355 gene encoding uncharacterized protein: MREKSNGLRSMASPEKVGGGAHDKHNHHKTVRNDYANNNNHHGGAGSSESAQDSKEDGNEAIPMVWPSKFVIGLTNKEKEEDFMAIKGSKLPQRPKKRAKTVQRTLNLISPGDWLCDLSLERYEVREKKVSKKRPRGLKAMGNMESDSE